In a single window of the Leisingera daeponensis DSM 23529 genome:
- a CDS encoding bifunctional folylpolyglutamate synthase/dihydrofolate synthase, giving the protein MTQTSDAILARMMALHPKIIDLTLDRVWRLLAALDNPQDKLPPVIHLAGTNGKGSTQAMIRAGLEGMGKSVHAYTSPHLARFHERIRLAGELISEPHLTEVLDECYASNGGGNITYFEITTAAGLLAFSRTPADYTLLEVGLGGRLDATNVITPALSVITPVSIDHEQFLGNTLAKIAAEKAGIIKRGVPVVVGPQPEEAMEVIEATAERLGAPLIAHGQHWHVWEERGRLVFQDETGLLDLPLPVLLGAHQIQNAGAALAALRHLGADEAACEAAMLNAEWPARMQRLKTGPLIEAAPEAELWLDGGHNAAAGVALADVLAKLPERPTHLICGMLNTKDVRGYMAPLAPHVASLTAVSIPGEANTLSAGETEAAARSVGIEAGTAENPLAALQAIAAKDPQARVLICGSLYLAGHILRENG; this is encoded by the coding sequence ATGACCCAGACCTCCGACGCGATCCTCGCCCGCATGATGGCGCTGCACCCCAAGATCATCGACCTGACGCTGGACCGGGTCTGGCGGCTGCTGGCCGCCTTGGACAACCCGCAGGACAAGCTGCCGCCGGTGATCCACCTGGCGGGCACCAACGGCAAGGGCTCGACCCAGGCGATGATCCGGGCGGGGCTTGAGGGGATGGGCAAGAGTGTTCACGCCTATACCTCGCCGCATCTGGCGCGCTTTCACGAGCGGATCCGCCTGGCGGGGGAGCTGATCTCGGAGCCGCATCTGACCGAGGTGCTGGATGAGTGCTACGCCAGCAACGGCGGCGGGAACATCACCTATTTCGAGATCACCACGGCGGCAGGGCTGCTGGCGTTTTCGCGCACCCCTGCGGATTACACGCTGCTGGAGGTGGGCCTGGGCGGTCGGCTGGATGCGACCAATGTGATCACCCCGGCGCTCAGCGTGATCACCCCGGTTTCGATCGACCATGAACAGTTCCTGGGCAACACGCTGGCCAAGATCGCCGCGGAAAAGGCGGGGATCATCAAGCGCGGCGTGCCGGTTGTGGTTGGCCCGCAGCCCGAAGAAGCGATGGAGGTGATCGAGGCCACCGCCGAACGCCTCGGCGCGCCCCTGATCGCCCATGGCCAGCACTGGCATGTCTGGGAGGAGCGCGGGCGGCTGGTGTTTCAGGACGAAACCGGCCTCTTGGACCTGCCGCTGCCGGTTCTGCTGGGCGCGCATCAGATCCAGAACGCCGGTGCAGCGCTGGCGGCGCTGCGCCATCTGGGCGCCGATGAGGCGGCCTGCGAGGCGGCGATGCTGAACGCCGAATGGCCCGCGCGGATGCAACGGCTCAAGACCGGCCCGCTGATCGAGGCCGCGCCGGAGGCTGAGCTGTGGCTGGACGGCGGCCACAACGCCGCGGCCGGCGTGGCGCTGGCGGATGTTCTGGCCAAGCTGCCGGAGCGTCCCACGCATCTGATCTGCGGTATGCTGAACACCAAGGACGTGCGCGGCTACATGGCCCCGCTGGCGCCGCATGTTGCAAGCCTCACGGCGGTTTCGATCCCCGGTGAGGCGAACACGCTGAGCGCCGGGGAGACCGAAGCCGCGGCCAGATCGGTGGGCATCGAGGCCGGCACGGCGGAAAACCCGCTGGCGGCGCTGCAGGCGATTGCCGCCAAGGACCCGCAGGCGCGGGTGCTGATCTGCGGCTCGCTGTATCTGGCCGGTCACATCCTGCGCGAAAACGGCTGA
- the accD gene encoding acetyl-CoA carboxylase, carboxyltransferase subunit beta, whose protein sequence is MNWITNYVRPKINSIFSRREVPENLWQKCDECGTMLFHRELSDNQNVCTSCGHHMNITPRDRFTALFDGGVFTEVDVPEPLTDPLKFKDQKKYPERIKAAQKKTGEKDAMLVAAGEIGRTPIIAAAQDFSYMGGSMGMYVGNAIIAAAEEAVKLGRPLVLFSAAGGARMQEGILSLMQMPRTTVAVEMLKEAGLPYIVVLTHPTTGGVTASYAMLGDVHIAEPNALICFAGPRVIEQTIREKLPDGFQRAEYLLDHGMLDRVTPRTEMRQELITIIRMLMGLPPQVVGDLPVPEKEEAPEAANAPADGAPSEEAAE, encoded by the coding sequence ATGAACTGGATCACCAACTACGTCCGGCCCAAGATCAACTCGATCTTTTCGCGCCGCGAAGTGCCCGAGAACCTGTGGCAGAAGTGCGATGAATGCGGCACCATGCTGTTTCACCGCGAGCTGAGCGACAACCAGAACGTCTGCACCAGCTGCGGCCACCATATGAACATCACCCCGCGCGACCGCTTCACCGCGCTGTTTGACGGCGGCGTGTTCACCGAAGTTGATGTGCCGGAGCCGCTGACCGATCCCTTGAAGTTCAAGGATCAGAAGAAATACCCGGAGCGGATCAAGGCCGCGCAGAAGAAGACCGGCGAGAAAGACGCGATGCTGGTGGCCGCGGGCGAGATCGGGCGCACCCCGATCATCGCGGCTGCGCAGGACTTCTCCTACATGGGCGGCTCGATGGGCATGTATGTGGGCAACGCCATCATCGCCGCGGCTGAGGAAGCGGTGAAGCTGGGCCGCCCGCTGGTCTTGTTCTCTGCGGCCGGCGGCGCCCGGATGCAGGAAGGCATCCTGTCGCTGATGCAGATGCCGCGCACCACCGTTGCGGTGGAGATGCTGAAAGAGGCCGGGCTGCCCTATATCGTGGTGCTGACCCATCCGACCACCGGCGGCGTGACCGCGTCTTATGCGATGCTGGGCGACGTGCATATCGCCGAGCCGAACGCGCTGATCTGCTTTGCGGGCCCGCGGGTGATCGAGCAGACCATCCGCGAGAAGCTGCCCGACGGCTTCCAGCGTGCCGAGTACCTGCTGGACCACGGCATGCTGGACCGGGTGACCCCGCGCACCGAAATGCGCCAGGAGCTGATCACCATCATCCGGATGCTGATGGGCCTGCCGCCGCAGGTGGTGGGCGATCTGCCGGTGCCGGAGAAGGAAGAGGCGCCCGAGGCCGCAAATGCGCCGGCCGATGGCGCTCCCAGTGAAGAAGCAGCCGAGTAA